The DNA window GCCGCGCAACGCGCCGAGCATGCCGTCGCTGACCGGCGTGTAGTCCGGGATCCGGCGCTCCGGCATGGCCAGGTTGGTGCTGTATCCGGTGGCGAAGCCGCCCGGCTGCAGGATGGTCACCTTCACCCCGAGGTGCGCGGCCTCGGTGGCCAGCGACTCGGCCGCCCCCTCCACCGCGAACTTGCTCGCGGTGTACGCGGCGAGCCCCGGGAAGGGGACTGTGCCGGCGACCGAGCTGACGAAGACGGCGTGCCCGCTGCGCTGCTTCCGCCACACCGGCAGCACCGCCCGGGTGAGCCGCCACGGCCCGAACACGTTGGTGTCGAACTGCGCGGCCAGCTCGGCGTCGGAGACCTCCTCGAAGGTGCCGAACTGGCCGTAGGCCGCGTTGTTGACCAGGACGTCGACGCCGCCGAACGCGTCCACCGCCCGCCCGACCGCCGCCGCGCACTGCGCCGGATCCCGTACGTCCAGGGCTGCGGCCACCACGGTGTCCGGGTGTCGTGCCACCAGCCAGTCGAGGGTCTCCGGCCGCCGGGCCGTCGCCACCACCCGCTCTCCCTCGCTGGCGAGCCGGGCCGCGAGGGCCCGACCGAGTCCGCTCGAACACCCCGTGACCAACCACCGCTTCGTCATCGCCGTCGACCCGTTCCATCCGCTGGGGCACCTGTCGATGGGAGGTTGGCAGAGCGGGCCGGGCAGGTGAAGGGGTACGGGCTGTCGCCAATCGGATTCGTCGGCTATCCGGCTTGTTCGATGGCTCTGGCAGGCCGGCGTCCGGGCCGGCGGACCTCCCGAGGCAGGGGCCGAGAGGCAACCCACTGCCACTCGACGACCTTCCCCTGCTGGACGACCCGGTCCTACCGTCCCTTCCCCCACTGCCGGGGCCGCTCGACGTCGACCCCGAGCTGCCCGACCTGGGGCACCTACCTTCTCTCGGCTCCCTGCCGAAGCCGCCACCGATCCCGAGGCTGCCCGGGGCGGTGGTTCCCACGGCGGTGGTGTCGCCCTGACCGTGCGCCCCCGACCGCAGCGCGGACGGGGGCGGCGCCGGTGGTGGCGGGAGGCCACCACCGGCGCCGGGCGCCGTCAGTGCCGGCACTCCGGCATCGAGTCCAGGTTGTTCGGCGAGCTGCCGTCGGCCACCGTCCGCAGGTAGGGCCGGCCGTTCTTCGGGCGCACCACCCGGATCTCGGTACGTTTGGCGCCGGGCTGCTCGATGTAGAACGCGAACCGGCCGGTGGTGATGAAGTCGATGGCCTCGGCCACCGGGATGAGGAAGTGGCTGCCGTCGGCGTTCGTGCCACCGAGCGCGGTCACCGTCCGGTTGCTCGACGAGCCGCCGGTGCTGCGGATGCAGGTGATCCGCACCGGCACGGCGCTGTCGAAGTAGGCGGTGTCCGGCGCGAGCGCCACCTGGAGCCAGCCCTCGCTGGTGACCGCCGGCTCGTCCGGCAGGCGGGCGTCCACCGTGGCGGCGACGACCTCGTCGGTGGCCCAGGCCCCCGGGCCGGGCCGGCGGTGCCAGGTCCACACCCCCCGCACGTCCTGCGGCAACGGCAGCCGGGTCTCGGTGGCCTCGCG is part of the Micromonospora olivasterospora genome and encodes:
- a CDS encoding SDR family oxidoreductase gives rise to the protein MTKRWLVTGCSSGLGRALAARLASEGERVVATARRPETLDWLVARHPDTVVAAALDVRDPAQCAAAVGRAVDAFGGVDVLVNNAAYGQFGTFEEVSDAELAAQFDTNVFGPWRLTRAVLPVWRKQRSGHAVFVSSVAGTVPFPGLAAYTASKFAVEGAAESLATEAAHLGVKVTILQPGGFATGYSTNLAMPERRIPDYTPVSDGMLGALRGMNASMEVNSPELFADVVWRLGQLESPPLRLPVGPDSEAFLEAAYDARRSEYDQVVKAGQHTRA